The Terriglobus roseus sequence GGAGTAGCGCAAGGGCTAAATTCCTGCTCCGAGCTGAGGAACGCAAAGTGCAATCTGTGGAAAGCGCGGATTTCGTAAATTCTCGCCGGAACATCACCTTCATGCCCTATTCATATTGCAGGTTTCGCCAAACACATGATTGCAGGGATGATAGCGCACAAATTCACATAAGCGGCGAAGTGCGACGTCGCTGTAACAATATAGACCGGTCCAAAGCTGCACGGCGATCCACAGAAATTTCCACAGCTTGGAGTGTTCGAGAGCGAGCATTTGCCGCCTATGTGCGGCTAAACACTTGAAAGGGCAGAACCAATCGGTTCTGCCCTTCCAGGATGCTTCAATCGAATGCGCTTCGACTTACTTGGCAGCCGGCTTGGGAGCTGCAGGGCGGGGTGCCGTGCGGGCGGGTGCAGGGCCGGCAGCAGGCTGCGCTGCAACGCCCGAGCTGGTGTTGTATGCATCGATGACGGCGCGCGTCACGTCGGTCTGCGGTGCAGCAAACAGGACAGCGCTCTGCTGACCGCTTACATCCAGCATCAGGGTATAGCCGTTGTCGGAGGCGTACTTCTGCATGACTACATTGAACTTCTGGGCGACCTTCTGATAGGCCTCCTGCAGGTCGTTCTGGTACGCAGTCTGGGCGTCCTCACCGTCGCGCTGCAGTGCCTTCTGCTTCGCATCGATGGTTCGAACGCGGCTTGCGCGGTCTTCTTCCGAGATGGTCGTGGCAGCCTGCAACTGCTTCTGCAGGCTTTCGATCTCTGCCTCTGAGGCGGCGATCTTGTTCTTCTGGGGCTCGTACTTCTTGCCTACATCGCCCAGAGCCTTCTGGCCCTCGTTGGTTGCGAAGACTGCCTGCTCAAACGCGATCAGAGCGATCTTGGCGGGAATAGCCTGCGGCGCAACAGGGGCAGCAGCGGTCGGCTGCGGAGCAGCGGCCTGGGCAAACATGGCGGGGGAGCACGCAAGAGTAGCGATTCCGACGACCAGCGCCGAGAACTTGGAGACGTGATTCATGAGATTTGGTATTGCTCCTTGGGACCCGAAGATCCATCATGGGCCCGGCGCCCAAAGGGCAGCCGTTAGCCTTGCTCCTGTGCGGTGTGTGAGCGCGCGACAGGGAGAGCCGCGTCGCCGACGAAACGCCCGGCAATGCTACGGATTATAGGGGTCTGCAAAGTGCGGGTCAAACAGGACGCGGACTTCGTGCGCCAGCCATCGTCAGGCTGTTGCAGGCGCCACCGCTGCCGT is a genomic window containing:
- a CDS encoding OmpH family outer membrane protein, translating into MNHVSKFSALVVGIATLACSPAMFAQAAAPQPTAAAPVAPQAIPAKIALIAFEQAVFATNEGQKALGDVGKKYEPQKNKIAASEAEIESLQKQLQAATTISEEDRASRVRTIDAKQKALQRDGEDAQTAYQNDLQEAYQKVAQKFNVVMQKYASDNGYTLMLDVSGQQSAVLFAAPQTDVTRAVIDAYNTSSGVAAQPAAGPAPARTAPRPAAPKPAAK